A single window of Crassostrea angulata isolate pt1a10 chromosome 8, ASM2561291v2, whole genome shotgun sequence DNA harbors:
- the LOC128158644 gene encoding MAM and LDL-receptor class A domain-containing protein 1-like, producing the protein MFTMAQKVIILLLFSIFYGTEHCENFRYTKDVAVPNAIQIISNVSTEFLNYLSVACITNCMSNIECNAIDVCGTYCRLIRGWDSLYTEQDVSTTCQRFQIECAAGQFYDRALERCVAHDYCDFEADPEVSCFLTEDLADDDGDWIRNTGPTNTGTTGPNAARFGSFYKYMDSAPMKRNEVVTMISSKVFTARSYCLTFYYHMSGSQMGDLTVSTQNGTQSAVTKWTRSGNQGDVWIQVPGIDLKLDSQTKILITAKRDGNAADIAVDLFELWPYPC; encoded by the exons ATGTTCACCATGGCACAGAAAGTTATTATTTTGTTGTTATTCTCTATATTTTACGGAACAGAACATTGTGAGAATTTCCGGTATACGAAAGATGTTGCTGTGCCAAACGCAATTCAAATCATATCCAATGTATCTACGGAGTTTCTAAACTATCTCAGCGTTGCGTGCATCACTAACTGTATGTCTAACATTGAGTGTAACGCCATAGACGTCTGCGGGACCTATTGTCGTCTAATTCGAGGCTGGGACTCCTTGTACACCGAACAGGACGTGTCAACGACCTGTCAACGATTTCAGATC GAATGTGCAGCGGGGCAGTTTTACGACCGTGCATTGGAGAGATGCGTTGCTCACG ATTACTGTGACTTTGAGGCTGACCCCGAGGTGTCTTGTTTTCTGACGGAGGATCTAGCAGATGATGATGGTGACTGGATACGAAACACg GGCCCGACAAACACTGGCACTACCGGACCAAATGCAGCCAGATTTGGTAGTTTCTACAAATACATGGACTCTGCCCCAATGAAGCGTAACGAAGTGGTAACAATGATTAGTTCCAAAGTCTTTACAG CACGATCATATTGCCTGACATTCTATTATCACATGTCCGGGAGTCAAATGGGGGATTTGACGGTGTCCACACAGAACGGAACTCAGTCAGCGGTAACCAAGTGGACGAGGAGCGGAAACCAGGGCGACGTCTGGATACAAGTTCCCGGAATTGATCTCAAACTCGATTCTCAAACTAag ATTTTGATCACGGCTAAGAGAGATGGAAATGCGGCCGACATTGCGGTAGATCTGTTTGAGCTGTGGCCATATCCCTGTTAA